A genomic stretch from Lathyrus oleraceus cultivar Zhongwan6 chromosome 2, CAAS_Psat_ZW6_1.0, whole genome shotgun sequence includes:
- the LOC127117624 gene encoding trigger factor-like protein TIG, Chloroplastic: MELCTRTLTNSLLFNPSFSLSSSNSLLLRFNTSLKPFKFNLSSFTSHIQQPSLYHHTSSPFAISASSSSPSSVSLDSEENRLREKLKVTTTEEANSRVRLHVEVPPLVCEDCYERVLVEFRKQAKVPGFRTGQKVPESVLTGYVGSRNVRKATIEAILRTTLSHAVTSVSGRALHDSVRIVTKFSEMEETYSSLGFLRYEVIVDVAPEIKWISDDAYKNVKVVVEIGSDIDAHIASEREFIKRYKSTGVLKVVTDRGLQVGDVAVLDISATTIDKDETNIKSIPSAETKGTSFDTEESDRLVPGFVDSIIGIGRGETKSFPLVFPETWMQENLQGVHAQFTVECKELFYRDLPELNDSIADKLISGCTTVEQVKELLLQRCQEIEQTAREQATDNAILEQISKMVEVDIPRSLFEEQGRQFYGANLLEMQTKVKLTEQQLASLSSPKAVNEYLEHHKENITNLIKQSLAVGDIYRRENMEIPIDDILKEVENSVAEFKRSKQEYDEERVKDQVQEILEGAKVLEFLRENADIQYITV, translated from the exons ATGGAGCTCTGTACTCGAACCTTAACAAACTCTCTCCTTTTCAACCCTTCGTTCTCTCTTTCTTCTTCAAATTCTCTTCTTCTTCGTTTCAACACTTCTCTTAAACCCTTCAAATTCAACCTCTCATCTTTCACTTCTCACATTCAACAACCCTCTCTCTATCATCACACTTCCTCGCCTTTCGCTATCTCAGCTTCTTCCTCTTCCCCTTCTTCAGTCTCACTCGACTCTGAAGAAAACCGTCTTCGTGAGAAATTGAAGGTCACAACAACAGAGGAAGCCAATTCCAGA GTTAGATTGCATGTGGAAGTGCCACCATTGGTATGCGAGGATTGTTACGAAAGGGTTCTAGTTGAGTTTAGGAAGCAGGCAAAG GTGCCTGGATTTCGTACTGGACAAAAGGTACCGGAAAGTGTTCTTACTGGTTATGTGGGGAGTAGAAATGTTCGAAAGGCTACGATTGAAGCTATATTGAGGACGACACTTTCACACGCTGTAACATCG GTGTCTGGAAGAGCTTTGCATGATTCTGTACGTATAGTCACTAAATTTTCTGAGATGGAGGAAACATATTCTTCTCTCGGATTTCTTAG ATATGAAGTCATTGTTGATGTTGCACCAGAAATTAAATGGATTTCTGATGATGCATACAAAAATGTGAAGGTTGTTGTTGAAATAGGCAGTGATATAGATGCTCACATAGCATCTGAAAGAGAATTTATAAAGCGTTACAAGTCTACCGGTGTACTGAAAGTTGTTACTGATAGAGGGCTACAG GTTGGTGATGTAGCTGTACTTGACATCTCAGCTACAACCATTGATAAGGATGAAACAAATATCAAAAGTATTCCTTCTGCTGAAACTAAAG GAACTAGTTTTGATACAGAGGAGAGTGATCGATTAGTACCAGGTTTCGTTGATTCTATAATTGGAATCGGTCGAGGAGAAACAAAGTCATTTCCCCTTGTTTTTCCTGAAACATGGATGCAGGAAAACCTCCAGGGTGTTCATGCTCAGTTTACA GTTGAGTGCAAAGAACTTTTTTACAGAGATTTACCAGAGCTGAATGATTCTATTGCTGATAAACTTATCTCTGGATGCACCACAGTGGAACAG GTCAAAGAGTTACTGTTACAGAGATGTCAAGAGATAGAACAAACAGCTAGGGAACAAGCAACTGATAATGCTATATTAGAACAGATTTCTAAG ATGGTAGAAGTTGATATACCTCGATCCTTGTTTGAGGAACAAGGTAGACAGTTTTATGGAGCCAACCTATTAGAAATGCAG ACAAAAGTAAAACTAACTGAGCAGCAGCTGGCTTCTCTATCGAGTCCAAAGGCCGTGAACGAATATCTTGAGCATCATAAAGAAAATATAACAAATTTGATCAAACAGAGCCTGGCAGTAGGTGACATATATAGGCGTGAAAATATGGAG ATCCCTATTGATGACATCCTCAAAGAGGTTGAGAATTCTGTTGCTGAATTCAAACGTTCAAAACAAGAGTATGATGAGGAACGAGTAAAGGATCAG GTTCAAGAAATTCTAGAAGGAGCTAAAGTGCTTgaatttttgagagaaaatgcAGACATTCAGTATATAACAGTATGA